Proteins found in one Gigantopelta aegis isolate Gae_Host chromosome 12, Gae_host_genome, whole genome shotgun sequence genomic segment:
- the LOC121386335 gene encoding checkpoint protein HUS1-like isoform X2: MKFRGKLIDIGCIQHFTRVLGTVSKLIKTCVLRISSDKLYFILSEQAVNGGVQIWCELPQAHFFDEYAMEGVSAEFNEIFLEFIPENLLRAMKTAQNAKWVKIKLTKKHSPCLTVEVDLPTIGSHQRCVTHDIPVHVIPRRHWQDFEEPEMPNFDVSIAMPQIKLLKNVIDKMKNLSNFMVLSANQSGDMKLMVETDMVSVSTHFQDLLNPTWRRDDSESQTMADRDDKAFAHARIDLRRFSQFLAGQQVNPTRVICNIVSNKTVHFYVMHDDVSLQYFMPVVAA; the protein is encoded by the exons GTGTACTGGGTACTGTGTCGAAGTTGATCAAAACGTGCGTGTTGAGAATTTCATCTGACAAGCTCTATTTTATTCTGTCGGAACAGGCTGTGAATGGCGGCGTACAGATATGGTGTGAGTTACCACAG GCCCACTTTTTTGATGAATACGCTATGGAAGGTGTATCTGCGGAATTTAACGAAATATTTTTGGAGTTCATTCCCGAAAATCTGCTCCGAGCGATGAAAACTGCCCAGAACGCCAAATGGGTGAAAATAAAACTGACAAAGAAACACAGTCCTTGTCTGACTGTGGAGGTTGACTTG CCAACGATTGGTTCACACCAGCGGTGTGTGACCCACGACATCCCCGTCCATGTGATTCCTCGTCGCCACTGGCAGGACTTTGAGGAACCAGAGATGCCAAATTTTGAT GTGAGCATTGCTATGCCCCAGATCAAGTTGCTGAAGAATGTTATAGACAAGATGAAAAATCTAAGCAACTTTAtg gTTCTTTCAGCCAATCAGAGTGGCGATATGAAACTGATGGTTGAGACTGACATGGTATCCGTCAGTACACACTTCCAGGATCTTCTGAATCCAACTTGGC GACGAGATGACAGCGAGTCGCAAACAATGGCGGATCGTGATGATAAAGCGTTTGCTCACGCACGCATTGATCTGCGGAGATTCTCACAATTCTTGGCTGGACAGCAGGTCAACCCAACCAGAGTCATATGCA ATATTGTCAGTAACAAGACTGTCCACTTCTATGTGATGCATGATGACGTATCACTGCAATACTTCATGCCGGTTGTGGCAGCTTAA